The DNA sequence CATCCGGATTCTGTTTATGAGGCATAATGCTGCTACCCGTGCAAAACGCCGGGGGCAGCTCCACAAAGCCGAATTCCTGGCTGTTGAAGAGCACCAGGTCGGCGGCCATACGATTGAGCGTGGCGCCTACCTGCACGAGCGCATGGGCTACGTGCAGTTCCAGCTTACCGCGAGAAAGCTGGACAGCCGTTACGTGCAGCTGCAACTCACGAAAACCCAGACGCTGTGCCACTTCCTCGCGAGGCAGTTCCAGAAAAGGCACGCCGTAGCCGGCCGCGCTGCCCAGCGGCGAGACATCCACCTGGTCGTAGGAATGGCGTAGTGTGGCCAGATCGCTCAGGAGTAGTTCGGCATAGCCCAGCGCCCAGAGCCCGGCCGTCGAGGGCATGGCCTGCTGCAGATGGGTGTAGCCCGGCATAAGAGCGTCGTTGTACCGGGCACCCAGTTCGCAGAGCTGCTCAATCAGACGGGCTACCTGACGACCCGCTTCACGCAACCCGTCCTTCAAAAAAAGCCGAATTGCTGCCAGCACCTGGTCATTACGCGAGCGGCCTGTATGAATCTTTTTGCCCGTGTCGCCCAGCCGCTCGGTCAGGTACGTTTCGATCACGGTGTGCGCATCTTCGTCTTCCGGACGCACTCCCACACGACCGGCCGCCACCTCGGCCTTCAACGTGTCCAGTGCTTCCGAAATGGCCTGATACTCTTCGACAGACAGCACGCCGATCTGTGCAAGCCCGGCCGCATGAGCCCGCGTGCTTTCAATGTCGTAGGGCAGTAGCAGCGTGTCCCACCGGTAGTCTTCGCCGACGGTGAAACGCTGCACCCAGGCGGCAACGTTATGGCCTTTATCCCAGAGCATTACAGGCAGGCGTTTAGGTAGAAAAAACGCCTAAAGATACGATCGTACAGAGGCGTTCCGAGCTTCTCCTCTAAAGTAGCCAACGATTTTTGTCGATTCTTGCAGGGAAACCGAAGCTTTTCAACCGCTCAGCAGCATGAGAACCATGACTGTGTTTGCACGCCTGAAGCATAGTTCCATTCGGACCAAGATCATGCTGGCGCTGCTGTTCCCCCAGATTCTGGTCGTGGGCATGACGTTGTTGATCTGGCAGGGATTGCGTGAGCTGACCACGGCGCAGCGGGAAGTGTTGCGTGTGCATGCGGTGATGCAGCAAGCGCAGGCCCTGGCAACGGACCGAGCGGTCATCGAACAGAATGTGCTGGCCTATCTGCTAAGTGGTGAGGAACGATTCCAGCAGGCTTATCAGGAACGCTGGCAAGCTTTCGAGCAACGCATTGAGCAGCTCTTACAGACAGTATCGGACAATCCTCGACAGGTAGCGCTCCTGAAGCAACTGGCCGTAGCCGCACAGACCTGGAAACAGTCGCTCGACAGCCTACTGGCACGTCGGTTGGAAGCCGACGCTGGCCGATTACGCATGGGCCGGTTGGTTGCTGCAGCGGTGGTGCCTCGGGCCTGGCAGGAAACGTTATCGCAACGCATGGCTGCCATAGAGCAGGCGCTCATGGAAACAAAGCAGGCCTTGAATACGGAACGGCTGGCCCGTATGGAGCGGCGCGAGCGAATGATCTTCGTCGAAGTGCTGGTGGCGCTTTTGGCGATAGCTGTGGGGACTGGGTTGGCTTTCTGGGTGATTCGCCGTTCGGTTGTGCAACCCATTCAGGAGCTGGAGGCGGCAGCCCATCGCATCTCGGAAGGCGACCTGGAGACAACAGTGCCTGTGCAGGCAGAAGACGAAGTAGGCAGGCTGGCGCAAGCTTTCAACCAGATGGTAGCAGGTCTGCGACAGGCGATCGATGCACTTCAGCAAGAGAAAGCGAGCGTGGAACAGAAAGTCCGGGAGGCGGTGGCCGAGCTTGAGGCACAGCGGCGCTACCTGGACGAGAGCGTTGAGCATATGCTGACCCAGATGGAGCGCTTTGCCGAAGGAGATCTGACGGTACAGCTGGAGGTTCGGCAGAACGACGAGATCGGACGCCTTTATGAAGGCTTTAATCGAGCGGTGGCCAATATGCGACAGATACTGGTACGTGTGAGCGAAGCCATTGCCACGACCACAGAGGCTTCTGCGCAGATCAGCACTTCCAGTGAGGAGCTGGCTGCCTCGGCACAACAGCAGGCCGAGCAGGCTAATGAGGTGGCGGCGGCCATTGAAGAGATGGTGCGGACGATCGTTGAGAACGCCCGCAACGCCAGCGAAACAGCCGAGGTTGCCCGCGCCAACGGCGAACGAGCCCGTGAAGGCGAGCAGGTCGTGCGCGAAACTGTTGAAAAGATCCGTCAGATTGCACAGGTGGTGGGCGAGTCGGCGCAGACTGTGGAACGGCTTGGCGCCTCCAGCGAGCGCATTGGCGAAATCGTGCAAGTCATCAATGAGATTGCCGAGCAGACGAACCTGCTGGCGCTCAATGCCGCTATCGAAGCAGCCCGTGCTGGCGAACATGGACGAGGCTTTGCGGTGGTGGCCGACGAGGTGCGCAAGCTGGCTGAGCGTACGGCCCAGGCAACCAGAGAAATCGCGCAGATGATCGAAGACATTCGGAGCGAAACACAGGAAGCCGTCAAGGCCATCCGGCGAGGAAGCCGCGAAGTGGAAGAAGGCATCCGACTGGCAGACCAGACCGGCGCGGCGTTAACACAGATTGTCGAAGGAGCACAGCGCGTGCTGGACCGCGTTGCTCAGATTGCAGCAGCCAGCGAAGAGCAGTCTGCAACGAGTGATCAGATCAGTCAAAGTGTGGAAATGATTTCCAATCTGTCACACGAATCGGCGCGTGGGGTCGAGCAGATCGCGCGAGCAGCCGAAAACCTCAGCCGCCTTACGGACGAACTAAACCAGACAGTTCGGCAGTTCAGACTGGCACCGAGCGAGGCGGTGTCCCGCTCTGATGGCGCCGCTGTACACGTAACCTGAGCACAGAACAACCGACCGTCATCAGGGCGTTCCGTCGTGAATCGGACGCCCTGATTTTTTTTGAGCTGGATTTGCGTAACCGACCGCTGTACCGTAGTCTTCAGATGGTATCCAGACGTCACATTGGACACACCATGAGGCGAGGGTTTGTCATTCTTGTATTGGTTATCGTTGGGTTGACGAAAGCAACTATGGCACAGATCGATACGACGTGGGCCATTCACGACATGCGTCGGCCAAGACCACCGGTCGTGACGCCGGCCCCTTTCGAGCAGCCAACGGTGCCTCCTTCGGATGCTATCGTATTGTTCGACGGGACAGATCTCACGGCCTGGGAGCGAGTCGGAGGTGGACCGGCCGGATGGCGCGTGGTGGATGGCTATATGGAAGTAGTGCCTGGCAGCGGTAACCTTCAGACCCGACAGGCCTTTGGCGATGTACAGCTCCACCTCGAGTGGTCGGTACCCGAGGATGTAACGGGCGAAGGGCAGGGCCGTGGCAACAGCGGTGTCTTTTTGATGGGACGCTACGAGGTGCAGGTGCTCGACTCCTATCAGAATGACACGTATCCCGACGGTCAGGCGGCCGCTATCTATGGGCAGTATCCACCGCTGGTGAACGCAATGCGTCCACCAGGTCAATGGCAGACGTACGATATCGTGTTTCGGCGTCCCCGCTTTGATGCAGTGGGCAAACTGCTACAACCGGCGCGCCTGACGGTATTTCATAACGGAGTGCTTGTACAGGATTGCGCTGTGCTCACCGGCCCCACTGCTCATCGCGTCCGGCCTCCGTATAAACCGCATCCGGATCGTCTTCCGCTCATGCTGCAAGATCATGGCGACCGCGTGCGTTTCCGCAACATCTGGGTGCGGCCGCTTGAGTGAATCCATACAGGTCAGGTGGAGGGGGCAGCCAGCGCGTAGTAATGCCGAATGATGTCGCGATATACCTCAACGGCCCGTACCAGTTCGTCCAGTTCGATGTGCTCGCCACCGGTGTGAGAACGTTCGCTGGGACCCGGACCCAGTTTGACTGTGGGAATGTCGTGCAGGAAGATCCAGTCCGAGGCAGTTGGTGAACCAAAGGGACGGCTGCCCGGGTTGGCACGCAGGCAGGCCTGTACGATACGGGCATGGACCGGGGTGGCGACGGGAATGAACCGATCGCTGTGTACTTCGATCTCAGACTCGACGAGACCGGCCAGTAGCTGTACGATCTCGGCGTGCGTATAGGCTGGAGTTGTACGGATGTCGAGCGTGAACGTGCAGCGCTCCGGCACCACATTGTGAGCGGTGCCCCCCTGGATGGTAGTGACGGTCAGTGTAGGAGCGCCCAGGAAGGGATCGGCCCGCTCAAAGCGAAGCTGGCTCAGGCGCTGAATGTCGCGCGTGGCACGCAGGATGGCGTTGTCGCCCAGATGGGGTCGTGCGGCATGCGCAGTGCGCCCACGGGCGTGTAGCTTCAGGATCAGGAGTCCCTTCTGGGCCACGCAGGGTTGCAGGCGGGTGGGTTCCCCCACAATGGCCGCGTGGAGCGGAGGCAAATGCGGGCGCAGCGCCTCCAGTCCGTTATAGCCTCCACCGGTCTCCTCGCAAGCAGTCAGCGCCACGATGATCTGGCCATCCGGAGGCCGCCAGCCCTCTCGTGCCAGCGAAAGTAGCGCTATGATCATGGAAGCACCGCTGGCTTTGGCGTCGACCGTGCCCCGACCATAGAGTTTTCCATCTACTTCAACCGGCTCGAACGGATCGAACGGATGGTCGGCTGCCGGGGGAACAACATCCAGGTGTGAGTTCAGCAGCAGTCGATCGTTGCCTTCTCCTAACCAGAAATAGACATTATTATCTAGCCGGTGAACAGGCAGACCCGCTCGGCGCACGTAGTGCTCGACAAAGTCGGCGATTTCGGCTTCCTGATGGCTCAGCGATGGAAAACGAACGAGCGATTTGAGCAATTCGATAACTTCAGTGGCAGTCGTCTGTGAAATCGAACCTGACATGGGCAAATCCATTAAAATGACAGTGCCGGAAAAATGAATGGGACGGCCGCTTTGTTTCCCATGCGTGTTCGGTGAATATGGAACTGCAGGAGGTTTGCATTCAGCTCGAAGTACCGCCGGGTTATCGAGAGGGGGGGCGGTTAGATGCCTATCTGGCAAGGTTTCTGGCGCAGGCTTCGCGTACCAAAATTCAACGCGGCATCCGGGAAGGGCGGGTGACCGTCAACGGAGTAGTGGTGCAGAAGCCAGCCTACACGGTGCAGCCCGGCGACGTGATCACCCTGCGCATTCTGCGGCCGCCGCCCGTCGAGATTGTGCCCGAACCGATCCCGCTGGACATTATTTACGAGGATCCGTACTTGATTGTATTGAATAAGCAGGCGGGGTTGGTGGTACATCCCGCCCGGGGAAACCGATCAGGCACACTGGTCAATGCGCTGCTGCATCATATTGGCAGTGGACCGGTGCGTTTTGATCAAGAAGATGACCTGCCTGAAGATGATGAGGTAGGGTTGTCGATGGTCAGCACCGGTTCGACCGAAGCACGTCTGGAGGCGCCGCGCCCTGGCATTGTGCATCGATTGGACAAAGATACGACGGGTCTGATGGTGGTGGCCAAGGATGACGTAACGCATACCGGGTTGGCCCGTCAGTTTGAGCATCGGACAATTGCCCGCACCTATCTGGCCCTGGTCTGGGGGGTGCCCGATCCACCACAGGGGCGCATCGAGGCGCCGATCGGGCGTGATCCGCGTGATCGGCAGCGCATGGCTGTTGTGCCCGGGGGTCGGGGTAAACGGGCGGTAACGCACTATGAAGTGGTCGAGGCGTTGCCGGCTGCCGCACTGGTGCGTTTTCGGTTGGAGACGGGCCGTACGCATCAGATTCGCGTGCATGCCCGGCACATTGGGCATCCGGTGGTGGGAGATCCGACTTATGGCGGCTGTATTATCCGCTATGGTCCACGTACTTCTCGACGCAGAACATTCTACAGCGACCTGTTTACGCGGCTGAGGCGGCAGGCCCTGCATGCTCATACGTTGGGGTTCCGGCATCCGCGTACCGGGCAGTGGCTCGAATTTGAGGCGCCATTACCGGACGACATGGCCTGGGCGCTGGAGCAACTGCGCCAGGATCCGATATAAACCGGAAGAACAAGGTGCAGGCTGCTTCGTTCTACGCCGTTCAGAACGAGGGGAAATGAACCGACCATGATTGGCTTTCGTAAGCAACGGCGTTCGGAAGCATCGACGACTTCGGCGGTGGCCGACACGCGAGTAGAACCTGCTATGCAGACGTCAACGTCGCAGATTCATCAGCTCCTGGCTCCCGAAACGATTCGCGTGGGGTTGCCGGGCCATACCAAGGAAGAGGTGCTCAATCAGCTGATTGAGTTATTGCGGGGGCATCCGGCTGTACGTGACCTGGAAGCCGTACGTCAGGCGGTGCTGGCGCGTGAGCGTATGATGTCAACCGGTGTCGGAAAGGGGCTGGGGCTGCCGCATGCGAAAACACCGGCAGTGACGGCCACGGTAGCCGCCTTTGCCATTACGGCCGAGCCGGTTGACTTCGATGCCATCGATCAGCAGCCGGTGCGGCTGCTTTTTTTGCTGGTAGGGCCGGAAGCGGCCAAGTCGCAGCATATCAAGCTGCTCAGCCGCATTTCGCGCCTGATGAACCGGGATGGCTTTCGGACGCGCTTGCTCAAAGCGCACACGCCTGAAGAAGTGCTGCACCTCTTTGAAGAAGGAGAGTCGCAACTGGTTGATCAATGAGCCTGGAGCCAACGCTTCGTAGCATCCGGGGCACCTTCGACATCCTGCCACAGGATGGGCGAGGTGACGGCATCCACGAAGTACCCAGCCATGCCTGGCAGCATGTTGAACAGGTAGTCCGAGAGGTACTCGAGCGCTTTAACTTCCGAGAAATCCGCACGCCAATACTGGAGCCTACCGAGCTTATTGCACGTGGAGTTGGCCAGCTGACCGACATCGTTACCAAAGAAATGTTCGCCTTTCAGCGTGGCGATACGCACTACGTGCTCCGCCCCGAGGTGACGGCGCCTGTCATGCGGGCGTATCTGCAGCATCGGCTGGATCAACAGGGAGCGATTCAGAAGCTCTATTATATCGGACCGTGTTTCCGCGCAGAGAACCCTCAGAAAGGCCGCTATCGGCAGTTTCACCAGTTCGGCGTCGAACTGATCGGCGCTGCAACGCCCGAGGCCGATGCCGAAGTGATCGCAGCCATGATGGCTGTCTATGAAGCCTTTGGCCTGCGTAATCTCCGGCTTCGCATCAACACGCTGGGGGATGCCGAAAGTCGGCCCCGCTACCGGGAGGCATTGCAGGCGTACCTGCGTCCGCTGGCCGATCAACTTACGCCCACCAGCCGGCAGCGCCTGGAGACGAATCCGTTGCGCATTCTGGACACGAAAGACGAACGAGAGCGCCGGTTGCTTGAAAACGCCCCCCGGATTCTTGAGTTTATCGATGAAAAGGGGCGGGCACACTACGAGGCGGTCAAAGACCACCTGCAGACCCTGGGAATCACTTTCGAAGAAGATCCTTACCTGGTACGAGGACTGGATTATTATACGCATACGACATTCGAGCTGGAAAGCCCGGATCTGGGG is a window from the Rhodothermus sp. genome containing:
- the argH gene encoding argininosuccinate lyase; this encodes MLWDKGHNVAAWVQRFTVGEDYRWDTLLLPYDIESTRAHAAGLAQIGVLSVEEYQAISEALDTLKAEVAAGRVGVRPEDEDAHTVIETYLTERLGDTGKKIHTGRSRNDQVLAAIRLFLKDGLREAGRQVARLIEQLCELGARYNDALMPGYTHLQQAMPSTAGLWALGYAELLLSDLATLRHSYDQVDVSPLGSAAGYGVPFLELPREEVAQRLGFRELQLHVTAVQLSRGKLELHVAHALVQVGATLNRMAADLVLFNSQEFGFVELPPAFCTGSSIMPHKQNPDVLELVRAGYHRLLAELNVLLTLPANLPSGYHRDLQLTKEAIIRCVLQAHDLLTAMVQLLPGLRFRRDQMQAACTPALLATAEALRRVIEGVPFREAYRQAAAALDRLPPPDPETVLRAYRVDGYPGHGRPDRLRKRLRAFQDWLSGGQ
- a CDS encoding methyl-accepting chemotaxis protein — encoded protein: MTVFARLKHSSIRTKIMLALLFPQILVVGMTLLIWQGLRELTTAQREVLRVHAVMQQAQALATDRAVIEQNVLAYLLSGEERFQQAYQERWQAFEQRIEQLLQTVSDNPRQVALLKQLAVAAQTWKQSLDSLLARRLEADAGRLRMGRLVAAAVVPRAWQETLSQRMAAIEQALMETKQALNTERLARMERRERMIFVEVLVALLAIAVGTGLAFWVIRRSVVQPIQELEAAAHRISEGDLETTVPVQAEDEVGRLAQAFNQMVAGLRQAIDALQQEKASVEQKVREAVAELEAQRRYLDESVEHMLTQMERFAEGDLTVQLEVRQNDEIGRLYEGFNRAVANMRQILVRVSEAIATTTEASAQISTSSEELAASAQQQAEQANEVAAAIEEMVRTIVENARNASETAEVARANGERAREGEQVVRETVEKIRQIAQVVGESAQTVERLGASSERIGEIVQVINEIAEQTNLLALNAAIEAARAGEHGRGFAVVADEVRKLAERTAQATREIAQMIEDIRSETQEAVKAIRRGSREVEEGIRLADQTGAALTQIVEGAQRVLDRVAQIAAASEEQSATSDQISQSVEMISNLSHESARGVEQIARAAENLSRLTDELNQTVRQFRLAPSEAVSRSDGAAVHVT
- a CDS encoding DUF1080 domain-containing protein is translated as MAQIDTTWAIHDMRRPRPPVVTPAPFEQPTVPPSDAIVLFDGTDLTAWERVGGGPAGWRVVDGYMEVVPGSGNLQTRQAFGDVQLHLEWSVPEDVTGEGQGRGNSGVFLMGRYEVQVLDSYQNDTYPDGQAAAIYGQYPPLVNAMRPPGQWQTYDIVFRRPRFDAVGKLLQPARLTVFHNGVLVQDCAVLTGPTAHRVRPPYKPHPDRLPLMLQDHGDRVRFRNIWVRPLE
- a CDS encoding M20/M25/M40 family metallo-hydrolase, which encodes MSGSISQTTATEVIELLKSLVRFPSLSHQEAEIADFVEHYVRRAGLPVHRLDNNVYFWLGEGNDRLLLNSHLDVVPPAADHPFDPFEPVEVDGKLYGRGTVDAKASGASMIIALLSLAREGWRPPDGQIIVALTACEETGGGYNGLEALRPHLPPLHAAIVGEPTRLQPCVAQKGLLILKLHARGRTAHAARPHLGDNAILRATRDIQRLSQLRFERADPFLGAPTLTVTTIQGGTAHNVVPERCTFTLDIRTTPAYTHAEIVQLLAGLVESEIEVHSDRFIPVATPVHARIVQACLRANPGSRPFGSPTASDWIFLHDIPTVKLGPGPSERSHTGGEHIELDELVRAVEVYRDIIRHYYALAAPST
- a CDS encoding RluA family pseudouridine synthase is translated as MELQEVCIQLEVPPGYREGGRLDAYLARFLAQASRTKIQRGIREGRVTVNGVVVQKPAYTVQPGDVITLRILRPPPVEIVPEPIPLDIIYEDPYLIVLNKQAGLVVHPARGNRSGTLVNALLHHIGSGPVRFDQEDDLPEDDEVGLSMVSTGSTEARLEAPRPGIVHRLDKDTTGLMVVAKDDVTHTGLARQFEHRTIARTYLALVWGVPDPPQGRIEAPIGRDPRDRQRMAVVPGGRGKRAVTHYEVVEALPAAALVRFRLETGRTHQIRVHARHIGHPVVGDPTYGGCIIRYGPRTSRRRTFYSDLFTRLRRQALHAHTLGFRHPRTGQWLEFEAPLPDDMAWALEQLRQDPI
- a CDS encoding PTS sugar transporter subunit IIA → MIGFRKQRRSEASTTSAVADTRVEPAMQTSTSQIHQLLAPETIRVGLPGHTKEEVLNQLIELLRGHPAVRDLEAVRQAVLARERMMSTGVGKGLGLPHAKTPAVTATVAAFAITAEPVDFDAIDQQPVRLLFLLVGPEAAKSQHIKLLSRISRLMNRDGFRTRLLKAHTPEEVLHLFEEGESQLVDQ
- the hisS gene encoding histidine--tRNA ligase; protein product: MSLEPTLRSIRGTFDILPQDGRGDGIHEVPSHAWQHVEQVVREVLERFNFREIRTPILEPTELIARGVGQLTDIVTKEMFAFQRGDTHYVLRPEVTAPVMRAYLQHRLDQQGAIQKLYYIGPCFRAENPQKGRYRQFHQFGVELIGAATPEADAEVIAAMMAVYEAFGLRNLRLRINTLGDAESRPRYREALQAYLRPLADQLTPTSRQRLETNPLRILDTKDERERRLLENAPRILEFIDEKGRAHYEAVKDHLQTLGITFEEDPYLVRGLDYYTHTTFELESPDLGAQSALAGGGRYDLLAVDLGHEAPVPAVGFAAGFERLFIALQAQGYAFPEAPGLDAYLVSLGETAVRWALKQAQTLRKAGLRVDLDLKGRSMKAQMREANRQQALYAVIVGERELAQGRVVVRDMQSGQQQEIPMEELADFLKGAVRVASS